In Papaver somniferum cultivar HN1 chromosome 1, ASM357369v1, whole genome shotgun sequence, a genomic segment contains:
- the LOC113307732 gene encoding ras-related protein RABA1f-like yields the protein MAAYRADDDYDYLFKVVLIGDSGVGKSNLLSRFTRNEFSLESKSTIGVEFATRSIHVDDKVVKAQIWDTAGQERYRAITSAYYRGAVGALLVYDVTRHVTFENVERWLKELRDHTDANIVIMLVGNKADLRHLRAVSTEDAKAFAERENNFFMETSALESLNVENAFTEVLTQIYRVVSRKALDIGDDPAALPKGQTINVGSRDDVSAVKVGCCSS from the exons ATGGCTGCATATAGagctgatgatgattatgattatttgtTTAAGGTAGTATTGATTGGAGATTCAGGTGTTGGTAAATCAAATTTGTTATCTAGATTTACGAGAAATGAATTtagtcttgaatctaaatcaacaaTTGGTGTTGAATTTGCTACAAGAAGTATTCATGTTGATGATAAGGTTGTTAAGGCTCAGATTTGGGATACTGCTGGTCAAGAAag GTACCGTGCAATCACAAGTGCATATTACAGGGGAGCTGTTGGTGCCTTACTTGTCTATGATGTAACACGTCATGTTACATTTGAAAATGTCGAAAGATGGTTGAAAGAACTTCGAGATCACACTGATGCCAACATTGTAATAATGCTAGTGGGAAACAAAGCAGATCTCCGCCACCTGCGAGCCGTTTCCACCGAGGATGCAAAGGCATTTGCCGAAAGAGAGAACAATTTCTTCATGGAGACATCTGCATTGGAATCATTAAATGTGGAAAATGCTTTCACAGAAGTGCTTACTCAGATTTATCGTGTCGTTAGCAGGAAAGCTCTTGATATTGGAGATGATCCAGCAGCCTTGCCCAAGGGACAAACTATCAATGTTGGGTCACGGGATGACGTATCAGCAGTTAAGGTCGGGTGCTGCTCTTCTTGA